Sequence from the Cherax quadricarinatus isolate ZL_2023a chromosome 97, ASM3850222v1, whole genome shotgun sequence genome:
ctacttcttcttcttcctcttctacctctacttcttcttcttcctcttctacctctacttcttcttcctcttctacctcttcttcttcctcttctacctctacttcttcttcttcctcttctactttttcttcttcctcttctacctctacttcttcttcctcttctacctctacttcttctttctcttctacctctacttcttcttcttcctcttctacctctacttcttcttcttcctcttctacctctacttcttcttcctcttctacctctacttcttcttcttcctcttctacctctacttcttcttcttcctcttctacctctacttcttcttcctcttctacctctacttcttcttcttcctcttctacttcttcttcttcctcttctacctctacttcttcttcctcttctacctctacttcttcttcttcctcttctacctctacttcttcttcttcctcttctacctctacttcttcttcctcttctacctcttcttcttcctcttctacctctgcttcttcttcttcctcttctacctctacttcttcttcctcttctacctcttcttctttctcttctacctctacttcttcttcctcttctacctctacttcttctacctctacttcttcttcttcctcttctacctctacttcttcttcctcttctacctctgcttcttcttcttcctcttctacctctacttcttcttcctcttctacctctgcttcttcttcttcctcttctacctctacttcttcttcctcttctacctctacttcttcttcttcctcttctacctctacttcttcttcctcttctacctctacttcttcttcctcttctacctctacttcttctttttcctcttctacctctacttcttcttcctcttctacctctacttcttcttcctcttctacctctacttcttcttcctcttctacctctacttcttctacctcttcttcttcctcttctacctctacttcttctacctcttcttcttcctcttctacctctacttcttcttcttcctcttctacctctacttcttcttcctcttctacctctacttcttcttcttcctcttctacctctacttcttcttcctcttctatctctacttcttcttcctcttctatctctacttcttcttcctcttctacctctacttcttcttcttcttctacctctacttcctcttcttcctctacttcttcttcttcctcttctacctctacttcttcttcttcctcttctacttctacttcttcttcttcctcttctacctctacttcttcttcctcttctatctctacttcttcttcctcttctatctctacttcttcttcctcttctacctctacttcttcttcttcctcttctacctctACCACTTCTTCTGCCTCTTctacttcttcctcttctttctcttctacctctatttctttttcttcctcttttacttctacctcttcttctacttcttcttcttctacttctacatcttcctgttctacctcttCTACTTCCCCTTCATCTTCTACCTCTTCTTTTTATATTTAttactataaatttattaattaccattattatattcacagggaagcgctaaacctggaagTTATGCaaaaagtttattcaggtatacagaaatacaGAAATAGTGGAAATAATtcactctaatttttttttttttggttatcccaggttctctacacatatgttgttacgtatgataatgtatgtaactccaggctgagggactggagtttacctggagtttacctggagagagttccgggggtcaacgcccccgcggcccggtctgtgaccaggcctcctggtggatcagagcctgatcaaccaggctgttgctgctggctgcacgcaaaccaacgtacgagccacagcccggctggtcaggaaccgactttaggtgcttgtccagtgccagcttgaagactgccaggggtctgttggtaatcccccttatgtatgctgggaggcagttgaacagtctcgggcccctgacacttattgtatggtctcttaacatgctagtgacactgtactgggtgatcttttacgtaacatcggagataacaaagtcttttcaaccctggacttgttacaagggttttggcaagtccctcttcatgaggacagccaagagctaactgcattctccactcctacaggtcattatcacttcctccgtatgccgtttggattacgatcctcccctatcacgttctcaaggctcatgactaatatctttagaggtctcataggtaatgcacttatggtgtacttagatgacgtaatcgtcatgtctaaagacgtgcatacacacttgaaaagacttgatgtagtacttggtaagcttgaagaagccaatttaaagatcaaactgtctaaatgtcaatttttcagatcagaaattaagtttcttggtcacgtagtcactcctagaggggttacaactgaccaaagtaaagtaactgcagtactaaattttccaactcccaaaactgctgatgccgtaagatcctttgtggacttagcaggtttttatggatctttcattgccaatttttcttccatagctgctcctctaactgagttgcttaagaaagatgctccttttgtttggaccttctgtcaagaaagagcattccaaactctaaaagaaaaactaacatctgctccaattttgaaatttccagatttttctaagcccttctatctgacaactgatgctagttctattggcataggtgccgtactagctcagaagaccgatggcaagtacaacgcagttgcatttgctagccgagtccttacaaaggctgaacgtaattatacagtaactgagcaagaagctttagcaatagtatggtctttaaagcacttccgagacattatttatcagtactctgttcatgtcttgacagaccacgctccactgatacctttattccagaacaaacaacctactggaaggttagccagatggaccttgactatccaag
This genomic interval carries:
- the LOC138855513 gene encoding golgin subfamily A member 6-like protein 25, whose translation is MITKQRSPVMEDLEKLLLVWVTKKHLAGDGVVESMICEKARQLHADLVNKMPGTSAAVSEIKASKEEVEDEGEVEEVEQEDVEVEEEEVEEEVEVKEEEKEIEVEEKEEEEVEEAEEVVEVEEEEEEVEVEEEEEVEIEEEEEEEEEVEVEEEEEEVEEEEEVEVEEEEEVEVEEEEEVEIEEEEEVEIEEEEEVEVEEEEEEVEVEEEEEEEEVEVEEEKEEEEEVEVEEEEEEAEVEEEEEEVEEEEEVEVEEEEEEVEVEEEEEEKEEVEVEEEEEVEVEEEEEKVEEEEEEEEEEVEVEEEEEEAEVEEKEEVEVEEEEEVEVEEEEEVEVEE